From a single Bacteroidota bacterium genomic region:
- a CDS encoding peptidoglycan DD-metalloendopeptidase family protein: AARAEAERQAEAARQAEIPRQADLAAQRAREAEQIRRAPTPRAEDPNAVRPAAPEPEPSPPVAVAPPPRETPPPRTEAAPPPPDRTVDLTGSFRQNRGRLPWPADGTVVGRFGTRTDPVTNTRTDAPGIDIATASGAPVRAVFEGTVQRIGQFPTYGTYVMVSHGEDITLYGNLSQVAVSRGQSLRAGQAIGRAGTAESRRGTQLYFVIWRGGQAVDPTGWLGSR; this comes from the coding sequence CCGCCGCTCGCGCCGAGGCGGAGCGCCAGGCCGAGGCCGCGCGGCAGGCCGAGATCCCGCGCCAGGCCGACCTCGCCGCGCAGCGCGCTCGCGAGGCCGAGCAGATCCGCCGCGCGCCCACGCCGCGCGCCGAGGACCCCAACGCTGTGCGTCCCGCGGCTCCGGAGCCCGAGCCGTCGCCCCCCGTGGCGGTCGCGCCGCCGCCTAGGGAAACGCCGCCGCCCCGCACCGAGGCGGCGCCCCCTCCGCCCGACCGCACCGTCGACCTGACGGGCTCGTTCCGCCAGAACCGCGGCCGCCTCCCCTGGCCGGCCGACGGCACCGTGGTCGGCCGATTCGGGACACGGACCGATCCGGTCACGAACACGCGCACCGATGCGCCCGGCATCGACATCGCGACCGCCTCGGGGGCGCCCGTCCGCGCCGTCTTCGAGGGCACCGTCCAGCGGATTGGCCAGTTCCCGACGTATGGGACTTACGTGATGGTCTCGCACGGCGAAGACATCACCTTATACGGCAACCTCTCGCAGGTGGCCGTGTCACGCGGTCAGAGCCTCCGCGCCGGGCAAGCCATCGGCAGGGCGGGTACGGCGGAGTCGCGCCGGGGCACCCAGCTCTACTTCGTCATCTGGCGAGGCGGGCAGGCGGTTGACCCGACGGGCTGGCTCGGCAGCCGGTAA